A window of the Citrus sinensis cultivar Valencia sweet orange chromosome 9, DVS_A1.0, whole genome shotgun sequence genome harbors these coding sequences:
- the LOC102616074 gene encoding uncharacterized protein LOC102616074, with the protein MDSWRRPKGDFYHHHHHHQQEVQGTQPRSHNRKPPPHPNWRPTVPLWEKKFCTTVGSVPWGKLLEAKRFMYLYENVVQWNDSAVEEAFHNAKTRFWAKINDLPCDISLPDPDVYIDEIDWNSDADPELLLDLEREPKATEEVDKDKKVVNLNSALLLNQSFSCTGWGDSEQNFKKGTDLCVAPNHGDSAHNASTGICENPWECNGNEERKDDGWVNCWNNSCEWNQQDNSYNEWENSYNESSNVNYGRGGDWEICDGYSRKRGGTGWNMSRYKTSRFQGDDYNRMDRRWKSRRGYKRSNFVCERPLPGGKHSPSQWNSMNSCGPISHNGFGKAGISWGWEKQVL; encoded by the exons ATGGATAGCTGGAGGAGGCCAAAAGGTGatttttatcatcatcatcatcatcatcaacaagaAGTTCAGGGCACACAACCAAGATCACACAACAGAAAGCCTCCTCCTCATC CTAATTGGCGACCTACTGTACCTTTGTGGGAGAAAAAGTTCTGCACTACAGTTGGTTCTGTTCCATGGGGAAAGCTTTTAGAAGCCAAGAGGTTTATGTACCTCTACGAAAATGTTGTTCAATGGAATGACTCTGCTGTTGAAGAGGCATTCCACAATGCTAAAACCCGGTTTTGGGCTAAGATAAATGACCTTCCCTGCGACATATCATTGCCTGATCCTGatgtttatattgatgaaattgattggAACTCCGACGCTGACCCTGAGCTGCTTTTGGACTTGGAACGGGAACCAAAAGCTACAGAAGAGGTTGATAAAGATAAGAAGGTTGTGAATCTTAATAGTGCTCTCCTCTTGAATCAGTCATTTTCTTGCACTGGATGGGGGGATTCAGAGCAGAATTTCAAAAAAGGCACTGACTTGTGTGTGGCTCCTAATCATGGAGACTCTGCCCACAATGCCAGTACTGGTATTTGTGAAAATCCTTGGGAGTGCAACGgcaatgaagaaagaaaagatgatGGATGGGTTAATTGTTGGAACAACTCGTGTGAATGGAATCAGCAAGATAACAGTTATAATGAGTGGGAGAATAGCTATAATGAGTCGAGTAATGTGAATTACGGAAGAGGTGGAGATTGGGAAATATGTGACGGGTATAGCAGGAAGAGAGGAGGCACGGGTTGGAACATGTCAAGGTACAAAACATCAAGATTCCAGGGTGATGACTACAACCGTATGGATCGTAGATGGAAGAGTAGAAGAGGATATAAGAGGTCTAATTTTGTTTGTGAGAGACCACTTCCGGGTGGAAAACATTCTCCAAGCCAGTGGAACTCAATGAATTCTTGTGGTCCAATTAGCCATAATGGATTTGGCAAAGCAGGAATCTCATGGGGTTGGGAGAAACAAGTTTTGTAA
- the LOC102616360 gene encoding U4/U6 small nuclear ribonucleoprotein PRP4-like protein, producing the protein MAAEEENPVSTSLPVSSAAVPDSQALISTIEATPSQPVQPIIPPVIPPMVSAVVPPIAPISTIPPPQVPAPLAPLPVRPPVFKPPVPAQNGEVRTSDSESDRDEPGPTRASAVEYEISEESRQVRERQEKAKQDLLMKRRAAVLAVPTNDMAVRARLRRLGEPITFFGEREMERRDRLRMLMAKLDSEGQLDRLMKALEEEEAAATATGADVEEEMLQYPFYTEGSKALLDARIDIAKYSIMNAAKRLQQAQRRRDNPDESIDEEIDYTLKKVESLYLDCTESGDDRPLSGCSYSHDGNLLATSSLSGVVKIWSMPRLQKFSALKGHTERATDVTFSPVSNHVATSSADRTARLWNTDGSLLNTFQGHLDRLARMAFHPSGKYLGTTSFDKTWRLWDVDTGVELLLQEGHSRSVYGIAFHPDGSLAASCGLDALARVWDLRTGRSILALEGHVKPVLGISFSPNGYHLATGGEDNTCRIWDLRKRKSLYVIPAHSNLISQVKFEPQEGYFLVTGSYDMTVKVWSGRDFKLVKSLSGHEAKVTSLDIHPDEQSIATVSHDRWIKLWSTRNKGDEHAMDVD; encoded by the exons ATGGCGGCTGAAGAGGAAAACCCGGTATCAACTTCACTGCCAGTGTCTTCCGCTGCAGTCCCTGATAGTCAAGCACTGATATCTACAATTGAAGCAACTCCATCTCAACCGGTTCAGCCTATTATCCCACCAGTTATCCCACCTATGGTTTCGGCAGTTGTGCCTCCTATTGCTCCGATATCCACAATTCCACCTCCTCAAGTTCCTGCTCCATTAGCACCACTTCCTGTACGCCCCCCGGTGTTTAAGCCTCCAGTGCCAGCACAGAATGGGGAGGTCAGAACTAGTGACTCTGAGTCTGACCGTGATGAACCTGGGCCAACCCGGGCTTCTGCAGTTGAATATGAGATTTCGGAAGAGAGCAGACAGGTGAGGGAGCGACAGGAAAAGGCAAAGCAAGATCTGCTTATGAAACGGCGTGCTGCTGTGCTAGCAGTGCCCACTAATGATATGGCTGTCCGTGCTCGACTTCGTCGGCTTGGAGAGCCCATAACATTTTTTGGAGAACGAGAGATGGAAAGGCGGGACAGGCTGCGGATGCTTATGGCAAAGCTCGATTCTGAAGGGCAGTTAGATAGGCTGATGAAAGCTCTTGAGGAGGAGGAGGCTGCAGCAACTGCTACTGGGGCAGATGTTGAGGAAGAAATGCTCCAGTACCCCTTCTATACTGAGGGGTCAAAGGCTCTCTTGGATGCCAGAATAGATATTGCTAAGTATTCTATCATGAATGCAGCAAAGCGCCTACAACAAGCACAGAGGAGAAGGGATAATCCCGATGAATCTATTGATGAGGAAATTGATTACACTCTTAAAAAGGTGGAGAGTTTGTACCTTGATTGCACGGAATCTGGCGATGATCGGCCACTCTCTGGTTGTTCCTACTCACATGATGGAAACCTGCTTGCTACCAG cTCCTTGAGTGGAGTTGTTAAGATATGGAGCATGCCAAGATTGCAAAAGTTCTCTGCCTTGAAGGGACACACAGAACGCGCCACTGATGTTACATTTTCGCCTGTGAGCAATCATGTGGCTACGTCATCTGCTGACCGGACAGCAAGGTTGTGGAACACTGATGGATCTCTCCTGAATACTTTTCAAGGCCATCTGGACCGTCTTGCTCGAATGGCCTTCCATCCATCAGGGAAATACCTGGGGACAACCAGCTTTGACAAGACATGGAGACTGTGGGATGTAGATACCGGAGTAGAGTTGCTTCTTCAGGAAGGGCATAGTAGAAGTGTCTATGGAATTGCCTTCCACCCTGATGGATCTTTGGCAGCTTCTTGCGGACTAGATGCTTTGGCACGTGTTTGGGACCTCCGTACAGGGAGAAGTATTCTTGCCTTGGAAGGCCATGTGAAGCCA GTACTTGGTATCAGTTTTTCACCTAATGGATACCATCTAGCAACTGGTGGTGAGGATAATACTTGTCGAATATGGGACTTAAGGAAGAGAAAATCTTTATACGTCATACCAGCACACTCGAATCTCATATCACAAGTGAAGTTTGAGCCTCAAGAAGGATACTTCTTAGTGACAGGGTCGTATGACATGACAGTGAAG GTTTGGTCTGGCAGAGATTTTAAGCTTGTAAAATCCTTGTCGGGACACGAGGCAAAAGTTACTTCCTTGGATATTCATCCAG ATGAACAATCGATTGCCACCGTCTCACATGATAGATGGATTAAGCTATGGTCAACCAGAAACAAAGGAGACGAGCATGCGATGGATGTTGACTGA
- the LOC102616649 gene encoding uncharacterized protein LOC102616649, producing the protein MAARKRASSRAIATATDTDTSKSETPTSQEHADPPIAPPKSGLIFKLCLFFAIPYFYLLFYHYKIESELQRSILINAGLSLAGFFITQKMIPVASRYVLRRNLFGYDINKKGTPQGTIKVPESLGIVVGAVFLVLAILFQYFNFTADSNWLVEYNAALASICFMLLLGFVDDVLDVPWRVKLILPSFAALPLLMAYAGHTSIIIPKPLVPYVGLEILDLGWIYKLYMFLLAVFCTNSINIHAGLNGLEVGQTVVIASAILLHNIMQIGASLDPEYKQAHAFSIYLVQPLLATSLALFSYNWYPSSVFVGDTYTYFAGMTMAVVGILGHFSETLLIFFLPQVLNFLLSVPQLFGFVKCPRHRLPRFNPQTGLLTGTNDGTLVNFFLRLFGKMSEGSLCAALLVFQAIACCLCFVLRYFLTGWYK; encoded by the exons ATGGCAGCTCGCAAGAGAGCTTCCTCAAGAGCAATAGCAACAGCAACTGATACTGATACATCAAAATCCGAAACCCCGACAAGCCAAGAACATGCTGACCCGCCAATCGCTCCACCAAAATCGGGTCTAATATTCAAGCTCTGTCTTTTCTTTGCAATCCCGTACTTTTACTTGTTATTTTACCACTACAAGATTGAATCTGAGCTCCAGAGATCCATTCTCATCAATGCCGGCCTCAGCCTCGCTGGATTCTTTATCACCCAGAAGATGATACCCGTTGCTTCTAGATACGTCTTGAGAAGAAACTTGTTTGGTTATGATATCAATAAGAAGGGCACGCCTCAAGGCACCATTAAAGt GCCAGAGTCGTTGGGTATTGTTGTTGGGGCTGTCTTTTTGGTCTTGGCAATCTTATTTCAGTATTTTAACTTCACAGCAGATTCAAAT TGGCTTGTCGAGTACAATGCAGCATTGGCATCCATCTGCTTCATGCTTTTGCTTGGATTTGTAGATGATGTCCTTGATGTGCCTTGGAGAGT GAAATTAATACTGCCATCATTTGCTGCTCTTCCCTTGTTGATGGCATATGCTGGACATACTTCTATTATTATACCAAAGCCTCTTGTTCCATATGTTGGGCTTGAGATTTTGGATTTAG GTTGgatatataaactttatatGTTTCTTTTGGCTGTGTTTTGCACAAACTCCATAAATATCCATGCTGGTCTGAATGGCCTTGAAGTTGGTCAAACTGTCGTTATTGCATCTGCT ATATTGTTACATAACATCATGCAAATTGGAGCATCTCTGGATCCTGAGTATAAACAGGCCCATGCCTTTTCTATTTATCTTGTTCAACCCTTATTGGCCACTTCCTTggctttattttcttataactG GTATCCttcttctgtttttgttgGAGATACCTACACATACTTTGCTGGAATGACTATGGCTGTAGTGGGAATTCTAGGCCATTTCAG TGAGACACTCCTGATTTTCTTTCTACCGCAAGTGTTGAACTTTCTCCTATCAGTTCCCCAG CTTTTTGGCTTTGTCAAATGCCCGCGGCATCGTCTGCCTAG GTTCAACCCCCAGACTGGGCTGCTGACTGGAACAAATGATGGAACACTTGTCAACTTTTTCTTGAGACTGTTTGGCAAGATGTCAGAAGGGTCACTTTGTGCAGCACTTCTTGTTTTTCAG GCTATTGCATGCTGCTTATGCTTTGTGCTAAGGTACTTCCTCACCGGATGGTATAAATGA
- the LOC112495809 gene encoding uncharacterized protein LOC112495809, with product MAYNYVKSGSVWGIFAAVLIMIAMNNEVQMAEGNRKYNECLDYCKYGFRKDAWTCFIWCNMRCMPSFGGTCLERGFLSRNKPIIGAADPPLSPAFKALAESPLPQFFEALEKNPDIPELKQFTQAMAPTPSPSPTLPPIKAK from the exons ATGGCTTATAATTACGTGAAAAGTGGTTCAGTTTGGGGCATTTTTGCAGCAGTGCTAATTATGATTGCGATGAACAATGAGGTGCAAATGGCGGAAGGCAATCGGAAATACAATGAATGTCTCGATTATTGTAAATATGGTTTTAGAAAAGATGCGTGGACATGTTTTATTTGGTGCAACATGAGATGCATGCCTTCATTCGGCGGTACCTGCCTTGAGAGAGGTTTCCTTAGCA GAAACAAACCTATTATTGGAGCAGCTGATCCACCGTTGTCACCAGCCTTTAAAGCACTAGCAGAGAGCCCATTGCCACAATTCTTTGAAGCGTTAGAAAAGAATCCTGATATTCCCGAATTGAAACAATTCACACAAGCAATGGCTCCAACTCCATCACCATCACCAACATTGCCTCCCATCAAGGCTAAGTAA